In Methanosarcina barkeri MS, a single window of DNA contains:
- a CDS encoding IS701 family transposase — MDINPPKCTDIDYINFLIAASNVFSCTEAARCYPDIANAPSHDAFTRCLQRQPPDTEALWEEVKSYVKLKGGYLIVDDSTLDKPYAEEIAFVRRMWSGKHHRTVKGIGLVTLVWTDGTTVIPIDFRIYNIDVDDKTKNDHFRDMLDKAEERGFNPKFVLFDTWYASVKNLKAIRQKEWHFLTRLKNNRLVNPDNKGNVPLETVDIPPKGRVVHLKAYGFVKVFRIVSKNGDTQHWVTDVQEMDEAKREDLAKKSWKIEEYHRGIKQFCGVEKCQARKEESQRAHIMFSLRAFLRLELQRIKSGISWFESAMKIRRVAVTEYLRNPQYTLN, encoded by the coding sequence ATGGACATAAATCCACCTAAGTGTACCGACATTGACTACATTAATTTTCTCATTGCGGCTTCTAACGTTTTTAGCTGTACTGAAGCTGCTAGATGTTATCCAGACATAGCTAATGCTCCTTCTCATGATGCTTTTACTCGTTGCCTTCAAAGGCAACCTCCAGACACGGAAGCACTATGGGAGGAAGTAAAAAGTTATGTCAAGCTTAAGGGAGGATACCTAATTGTTGATGATTCAACATTAGATAAACCATACGCAGAAGAAATTGCTTTTGTTCGTCGTATGTGGAGTGGAAAACATCATCGTACTGTAAAGGGAATAGGCCTGGTTACCTTAGTTTGGACTGACGGTACAACCGTTATACCTATCGATTTTCGAATTTATAACATCGATGTAGACGACAAAACAAAGAATGACCATTTCCGTGATATGCTTGACAAGGCCGAAGAACGTGGTTTTAATCCCAAATTCGTTTTATTTGATACATGGTATGCAAGTGTGAAAAACCTTAAAGCCATTAGACAGAAAGAGTGGCATTTCCTTACAAGATTGAAAAATAATCGTTTGGTAAATCCTGACAACAAGGGAAATGTGCCACTTGAAACAGTAGATATTCCTCCAAAAGGACGTGTGGTTCACCTCAAAGCATATGGATTTGTAAAGGTGTTTAGGATAGTTTCAAAAAATGGAGACACGCAACACTGGGTTACAGATGTGCAAGAGATGGATGAAGCAAAACGTGAAGATTTGGCAAAGAAGTCATGGAAAATTGAGGAATATCATAGGGGAATAAAACAGTTCTGTGGTGTCGAAAAATGTCAGGCAAGAAAGGAAGAATCACAAAGAGCACATATAATGTTCTCATTAAGAGCTTTTCTTAGACTGGAATTACAAAGAATCAAAAGTGGAATATCCTGGTTTGAAAGTGCTATGAAAATTAGAAGAGTGGCAGTGACAGAATACTTAAGGAATCCCCAATACACGTTAAATTAA
- a CDS encoding GDSL-type esterase/lipase family protein translates to MPSSATVEIPAGTVSSYSLNISGETYVLTGDVDASATAFSVDADNVTFDGKGHTITFAQNTAGSGILSSVKNDIVIKDVTINQKNKSIASAYGICLVDCDNVSILNATVDVYKGAGIYAKSASSHVNIRDCNISSNIHGIFAADSQYIMVNGSTLNSTKTNSIRLSNSGYCNFSGCECNSTNIGINLNGGSNNNTFTDCIVSTVFGDSIDIKASNNNTFLRCNTSAIGKNNGISLVNSSWNAFTDCVSIAEYGLGINITDSCDNIFNGCTVNVIEDMPIMITNSTNKFSNMSVFSTRASAPHDSKHILTVGDSITKGVGVNHGLGYGAYLNATLNAHSPTWYVSNVGIGSTTAAQGRVTFPQWLDIYNPNIVLIMYGQNDISAGRSEQDIINDILWMAQEATNRSITPYILTTVPISKNNYKRISLNDNLTTQAELAGISVIDTYDSVDLSPENGVRDGYDMNNSRDDGIHPNSAGYTLMGNYVAKHILASVYPNTDFISNVTSEKTPLNVTSTDKSTEPLTSWNWLWKWHIFNN, encoded by the coding sequence ATGCCATCGTCGGCGACTGTCGAAATCCCAGCGGGTACAGTTTCGTCCTACTCGCTAAATATTTCTGGAGAAACTTATGTGCTGACAGGTGATGTTGATGCTTCAGCCACAGCATTCTCAGTAGATGCTGACAATGTAACGTTTGATGGAAAAGGGCACACAATTACGTTTGCACAGAACACGGCTGGCAGCGGGATTTTATCTTCGGTCAAAAATGATATCGTGATCAAAGATGTCACAATCAACCAAAAGAACAAGAGTATAGCATCTGCGTACGGAATATGCTTGGTTGACTGTGATAATGTAAGTATTTTGAATGCTACGGTTGACGTATATAAAGGTGCGGGAATTTATGCAAAGTCAGCATCATCACATGTGAATATCCGTGACTGTAATATTTCCTCAAATATCCATGGAATATTTGCGGCTGACAGTCAATATATAATGGTTAATGGATCTACCCTTAACTCCACGAAAACCAATTCCATCCGTCTATCCAATTCGGGATACTGTAATTTTTCGGGTTGTGAGTGCAACTCTACAAATATTGGTATAAATTTGAATGGTGGATCAAATAACAATACTTTCACTGATTGTATAGTGTCAACTGTTTTTGGAGACAGTATTGACATCAAAGCATCAAATAATAATACATTTTTGAGATGTAATACATCGGCTATTGGAAAAAATAATGGGATTTCGTTAGTCAATTCAAGTTGGAATGCATTCACGGATTGTGTTTCGATTGCTGAATATGGTTTGGGAATAAATATAACTGACTCGTGTGATAATATATTCAACGGGTGTACTGTCAATGTTATTGAAGATATGCCCATAATGATAACAAATTCTACAAACAAATTCTCAAATATGAGTGTTTTCTCTACAAGGGCATCTGCACCACATGATTCCAAACATATTTTAACTGTAGGAGATTCAATTACAAAGGGTGTAGGAGTTAATCACGGGCTCGGGTATGGAGCGTATCTAAACGCCACTCTAAATGCACATTCTCCTACCTGGTACGTGTCTAATGTCGGAATTGGGAGCACCACGGCAGCGCAGGGTCGAGTCACGTTTCCTCAGTGGTTAGATATCTACAATCCTAACATTGTCTTAATCATGTATGGGCAAAACGACATTTCTGCTGGGCGCAGTGAACAGGACATAATTAATGATATACTGTGGATGGCACAGGAGGCAACAAACCGAAGCATCACTCCCTACATATTGACGACTGTACCAATTTCAAAGAATAACTACAAGCGTATATCGTTAAATGACAACCTAACTACACAAGCTGAGTTGGCCGGCATCTCGGTAATAGATACATACGACTCTGTTGACTTATCACCAGAAAACGGTGTACGCGATGGGTATGATATGAATAACTCACGTGATGATGGAATACATCCAAATTCAGCTGGGTATACACTCATGGGGAATTATGTCGCTAAACATATCCTGGCATCTGTATACCCAAACACTGATTTTATCAGTAATGTTACCTCAGAAAAAACTCCCTTGAATGTTACTTCTACTGATAAAAGTACAGAACCGCTAACTTCATGGAACTGGCTTTGGAAATGGCATATTTTCAACAACTAG
- the fpoO gene encoding F420H2 dehydrogenase subunit FpoO produces the protein MQKDYQNFRPLLKFTYPEDFWKGPYETCLYFAQITYLNINMDEIFCRKNKYALYSKKGSVYSVER, from the coding sequence GTGCAAAAAGATTACCAAAATTTTCGTCCCCTTCTCAAATTCACCTATCCTGAGGATTTCTGGAAAGGACCCTATGAAACATGCCTGTATTTCGCCCAGATAACCTATTTAAACATTAATATGGATGAAATTTTCTGTAGAAAAAACAAATATGCTTTATACAGTAAAAAAGGCAGTGTTTACTCTGTGGAACGATAG
- a CDS encoding MFS transporter: protein MKKDTNNAGSPAKGPEIYNTPDASVVGTGKQVVLFIAILSGFITPFDGSAVNIALPAIGSEFHMDAIALSWVATAYLLSSALFLVPFGKIADIYGRKKIFLYGITLFSLSSLIMTMAFSSEMLIGIRVMQGIGSAMIFGTGVAIVTSVFPPGERGKALGTYITAVYIGLSVGPLLGGAMTQYLGWRSIFFVNVPIGITAIILILWKIKGEWAECRGEKFDLIGSVIYGASVVAVMYGFSVLPDFKGAVLLAVGTLGVIIFALYEIRTPSPVLDISLLTKNRIFAFSNLSALINYSATYAVTFLLSLDLQYTKGFTPEHAGFILVAQPVIMAMVSPIAGRLSDKIEPRIVASAGMTFTALGLFLLIFLKETTPIWHLIITLIILGIGFGLFSSPNTNAIMSSVDKRFYGVASGMNGTMRLLGQMLSMGIAMMIFAIVIGPVEITPEYYPQFVLSLHYAFTLFTAFCILGIFASLVRGKRSPVAHASIPEKGKK, encoded by the coding sequence ATGAAAAAAGATACGAATAACGCCGGATCACCTGCTAAAGGTCCGGAAATCTACAATACACCTGATGCTTCTGTTGTCGGCACAGGGAAACAGGTCGTGCTTTTCATTGCGATACTTTCTGGATTTATTACTCCTTTTGACGGTTCGGCAGTAAATATTGCCCTGCCTGCGATTGGGTCCGAATTTCACATGGATGCTATTGCCCTTTCCTGGGTTGCGACCGCTTACCTCCTTTCATCAGCATTGTTTCTTGTCCCTTTCGGAAAAATCGCAGACATTTATGGGAGGAAAAAGATTTTCCTCTATGGTATTACGCTCTTCAGCCTTTCGTCTTTAATTATGACCATGGCTTTCTCATCGGAAATGCTTATTGGAATACGGGTTATGCAGGGTATCGGGAGTGCAATGATTTTCGGGACAGGCGTCGCCATCGTTACCTCAGTCTTCCCGCCCGGTGAGCGTGGAAAAGCTCTTGGTACTTATATTACTGCAGTTTACATTGGGCTTTCTGTTGGTCCTTTACTCGGAGGCGCGATGACGCAGTATCTTGGCTGGAGGAGCATCTTCTTCGTAAATGTTCCCATAGGCATTACAGCAATTATCCTGATCTTGTGGAAGATTAAAGGTGAATGGGCTGAGTGCAGAGGGGAGAAGTTCGACCTGATAGGGTCAGTCATATACGGTGCATCTGTAGTTGCAGTAATGTATGGTTTTTCAGTTCTCCCAGACTTTAAAGGTGCTGTCCTCTTAGCTGTGGGGACTCTCGGGGTAATTATTTTTGCTCTATATGAGATTAGAACACCTTCTCCCGTTCTTGACATAAGTCTCCTGACAAAAAATAGAATTTTTGCCTTTTCAAACCTATCTGCGCTAATAAATTACAGTGCTACTTACGCAGTGACCTTTCTTTTAAGTCTCGATCTTCAGTACACGAAAGGTTTCACTCCTGAACATGCCGGATTTATCCTGGTAGCACAGCCAGTTATCATGGCTATGGTTTCGCCAATTGCCGGCAGGCTCTCTGACAAGATTGAACCGCGGATTGTTGCGTCCGCAGGGATGACATTTACTGCGCTTGGGCTCTTCCTTCTAATTTTCCTTAAAGAAACAACTCCTATCTGGCACCTCATTATCACCCTGATTATTCTTGGTATAGGTTTCGGGCTCTTCTCTTCTCCAAACACGAATGCAATCATGAGTTCCGTTGATAAAAGATTCTATGGCGTTGCATCGGGAATGAACGGGACCATGCGCCTCCTTGGGCAGATGCTGTCGATGGGCATCGCAATGATGATCTTTGCAATTGTTATCGGTCCTGTAGAGATCACGCCTGAATATTACCCCCAGTTCGTTTTAAGCCTGCATTATGCTTTCACGCTGTTTACGGCTTTCTGTATTCTTGGAATATTCGCATCTCTAGTGAGAGGAAAAAGGAGTCCTGTAGCTCACGCCAGTATTCCTGAAAAAGGCAAAAAATAA
- a CDS encoding flavodoxin family protein, whose translation MKILGINASPRGNESKTLQLVKSVLKGAESEGANVELIDLYKLHIEYCTGCGACYATGECPQIDDFEELFDRILNSDGIVFGAPNYINSVPAPMKAFFDRLSDAIHCQMLTGKFGCSVSTAGGSKADVVVEYMNSVLMNLGVTVVGGLGVAVGMYPSALEQAAGNAEDLGKKLAKSIRGDIKYPDKDEMHRQTTEYFCQLVKSDKERFAHDYDWYVQKGLIK comes from the coding sequence GTGAAAATTCTAGGAATTAATGCAAGCCCGAGAGGAAATGAAAGCAAGACTCTTCAACTTGTAAAATCAGTGCTCAAAGGTGCTGAGTCAGAAGGTGCCAATGTAGAACTAATAGATCTCTATAAACTGCACATAGAATACTGCACAGGGTGCGGAGCCTGTTATGCGACTGGGGAGTGCCCTCAGATCGATGACTTTGAGGAGCTTTTTGACAGAATTCTGAACTCCGATGGAATCGTTTTTGGCGCTCCGAATTATATTAACTCGGTTCCGGCCCCTATGAAAGCTTTCTTTGACCGACTTTCGGATGCTATCCATTGCCAGATGCTGACGGGAAAGTTCGGGTGCTCTGTGTCCACAGCAGGGGGAAGCAAGGCAGATGTGGTTGTAGAATATATGAACAGTGTGCTAATGAATCTTGGTGTTACTGTTGTCGGTGGCCTTGGTGTTGCAGTTGGGATGTATCCTTCTGCACTCGAACAGGCTGCGGGAAATGCCGAAGATCTTGGTAAAAAGCTAGCAAAATCGATTCGTGGAGATATCAAATATCCGGATAAGGATGAAATGCATCGCCAGACAACAGAATATTTCTGCCAGCTTGTAAAATCTGATAAAGAGCGGTTTGCCCACGATTATGACTGGTATGTTCAAAAGGGCTTGATAAAATAA